The following are from one region of the uncultured Hyphomonas sp. genome:
- the miaA gene encoding tRNA (adenosine(37)-N6)-dimethylallyltransferase MiaA, with protein sequence MHPAILIHGPTASGKTALAIEVARRLDGEVINADSMQVYRDLKVISARPDEDEMRGVPHHLFGHVNAAERYSTGQWLEEARAKIRVLQKQNKRAIIVGGTGLYLLALTQGLSAIPPVPEDIRAEVRDIAEAEGADGLRARLAPHDPETAERLGTGDRQRLARAYEIWLATGRPITDFHNERQPPALLDREWMGFALTPPRAKLYSKIDRRFEGMLMQGAMAEARALIERGLDPELPAMKAHGMPWLAAFARGEISAEFAAENAKRDTRRYAKRQFTWIGRQFPFWPRIPGTELNDRMRVILALYREIDREMEADYS encoded by the coding sequence ATGCATCCGGCTATCCTGATCCATGGCCCCACGGCCAGCGGCAAGACCGCCCTCGCCATCGAAGTCGCCCGGCGGCTCGACGGAGAGGTGATCAATGCCGATTCCATGCAGGTTTACAGAGACCTGAAAGTCATCTCGGCCCGCCCGGACGAGGACGAAATGCGCGGCGTGCCGCATCATCTGTTCGGGCATGTCAACGCGGCCGAGCGCTATTCCACGGGCCAATGGCTGGAAGAGGCGCGGGCCAAGATCCGCGTGCTCCAGAAGCAGAACAAGCGCGCCATCATTGTCGGCGGCACGGGGCTTTACCTTCTGGCGCTGACGCAGGGCCTGTCGGCAATTCCGCCCGTGCCGGAGGACATCCGCGCCGAAGTCCGCGACATTGCCGAAGCCGAAGGCGCCGACGGCCTGCGCGCGCGCCTCGCCCCGCACGATCCGGAAACCGCCGAGCGGCTGGGCACGGGCGACCGGCAGCGCCTGGCCCGGGCCTATGAGATCTGGCTCGCCACCGGGCGGCCGATCACCGACTTCCACAATGAGCGCCAGCCCCCGGCCCTGCTCGACCGGGAATGGATGGGATTTGCCCTCACCCCGCCGCGCGCCAAGCTCTACTCCAAGATCGACCGGCGCTTCGAAGGCATGCTGATGCAGGGCGCCATGGCCGAGGCCCGCGCCCTGATCGAACGGGGGCTCGACCCCGAATTACCGGCCATGAAAGCCCATGGCATGCCGTGGCTGGCTGCCTTTGCCCGCGGCGAGATCAGCGCCGAGTTCGCCGCCGAGAACGCCAAGCGCGACACGCGGCGCTATGCAAAGAGGCAATTCACGTGGATCGGCAGGCAATTCCCGTTCTGGCCCAGAATTCCCGGCACAGAGCTGAACGATCGCATGCGGGTGATTCTTGCCCTCTATAGGGAGATTGACAGGGAGATGGAGGCAGATTATTCCTAG
- the ilvN gene encoding acetolactate synthase small subunit → MSDGSGTPTPSGSPNGPKSAYFLNHEDEAVERRTLAVLVDNEPGVLARVVGLFSGRGYNIDSLTVAEVDASSHKSRITIVTQGTPHILEQIEAQLMRLVPVGEVVDITKSKRGIERELALLKVAGTGEKRVEALRIAQIFRANVIDTTNESFIFEITGASEKISQFVDLMTPLGLVEVSRTGVLSIKRGKEKG, encoded by the coding sequence ATGAGCGACGGATCCGGAACGCCCACCCCGAGTGGGTCCCCGAACGGACCAAAGTCCGCCTATTTCCTCAACCATGAGGATGAAGCCGTTGAGCGCCGCACGCTGGCCGTGCTGGTCGACAATGAACCGGGCGTTCTCGCCCGGGTTGTCGGCCTGTTCTCCGGCCGCGGCTACAATATCGACAGCCTGACCGTGGCAGAGGTCGACGCCTCCAGCCACAAATCCCGGATCACGATCGTGACCCAGGGCACGCCGCACATCCTGGAGCAGATCGAAGCGCAACTGATGCGCCTCGTCCCGGTCGGCGAAGTCGTGGACATCACCAAGTCGAAGCGCGGCATCGAACGCGAACTGGCTCTCCTGAAAGTGGCGGGCACCGGCGAAAAGCGCGTCGAAGCCCTTCGGATTGCACAGATTTTCCGGGCAAACGTGATCGACACGACAAATGAGAGCTTCATTTTCGAGATCACCGGCGCCTCCGAAAAGATCAGCCAGTTCGTGGACCTGATGACACCGCTTGGCCTCGTCGAGGTGAGCCGGACGGGCGTTCTCTCGATAAAGCGTGGTAAGGAGAAGGGATGA
- a CDS encoding acetolactate synthase 3 large subunit produces MTVKTKQKTENRLMTGAEIVITALREQGVEVMFGYPGGAVLPIYDALFAADDIRHILVRHEQGAGHAAEGYARSTGKCGVALVTSGPGATNMVTPITDAMMDSIPMVVISGQVPTHLIGTDAFQEADTTGITRSCAKHNYLVTDVDQLARTIHEAFHIATSGRPGPVVIDIPKDVQFATGTYSGKEGVHKPTYSPKTEPMPEAIEVVADLIAMARRPLFYTGGGVINSGPQACEALRKLQAETGIPVTSTLMGLGAFPASHADWLGMVGMHGSYESNHAMHDCDLMICVGARFDDRVTGRIDAFSPNSKKVHIDIDPSSINKIVRVDVPVVADCGAALEALLTAVKHRKGKRPDLKPWKAEIDAWRARDCFAYEPSDKIIKPQYAIERLYALTRERDTFITTEVGQHQMWAAQFFHFDEPNHWMTSGGLGTMGYGLPAAVGVQCAHPDALVIDIAGEASIQMMMQELSTAVQFCLPVKVFILNNEWMGMVRQWQELLHGERYSHSYSESLPDFVKLAEAMGAHGIRCEDPAQLDDKILEMIAHPGPVLFDCMIEKDGNCLPMIPSGSAHNEMIVGQITGNEISETGRKLV; encoded by the coding sequence ATGACCGTCAAAACCAAACAGAAGACCGAAAACCGCCTGATGACCGGCGCCGAGATCGTAATCACGGCCCTCCGGGAACAAGGCGTAGAGGTCATGTTTGGGTATCCGGGCGGTGCGGTCCTACCGATCTATGATGCGCTGTTCGCAGCCGACGACATCCGCCACATCCTGGTGCGCCATGAACAGGGCGCCGGCCATGCGGCCGAAGGCTATGCCCGCTCGACGGGCAAGTGCGGCGTGGCGCTCGTCACCTCCGGCCCCGGCGCGACCAATATGGTCACGCCGATTACCGACGCGATGATGGATTCGATCCCGATGGTCGTCATTTCCGGCCAGGTGCCGACGCATCTGATCGGCACCGATGCCTTCCAGGAAGCCGACACAACCGGCATCACGCGCAGCTGTGCCAAGCACAATTACCTCGTCACCGATGTCGACCAGCTGGCCCGTACGATCCATGAGGCGTTCCACATCGCGACCTCCGGCCGTCCCGGCCCCGTCGTCATCGACATTCCGAAGGACGTTCAGTTCGCAACCGGCACCTATTCCGGCAAGGAGGGCGTCCACAAGCCGACCTATTCTCCCAAAACGGAGCCGATGCCGGAGGCCATTGAGGTCGTCGCCGACCTGATCGCCATGGCCCGCCGGCCTCTTTTCTACACCGGCGGCGGCGTCATCAATTCCGGGCCGCAGGCCTGCGAAGCACTGCGCAAGCTGCAGGCGGAAACGGGCATTCCGGTTACGTCCACGCTGATGGGCCTCGGCGCCTTTCCTGCCTCCCACGCGGACTGGCTGGGCATGGTGGGCATGCATGGCAGCTACGAATCCAACCATGCGATGCATGATTGCGACCTGATGATCTGCGTCGGCGCCCGGTTCGACGACCGTGTAACCGGCCGGATCGATGCCTTCTCTCCGAATTCCAAGAAGGTCCACATCGACATCGACCCCTCCTCGATCAACAAGATCGTCCGGGTCGACGTGCCGGTCGTGGCTGATTGCGGCGCGGCGCTCGAAGCGCTGCTCACGGCAGTGAAACACCGCAAGGGCAAGCGGCCCGACCTGAAGCCGTGGAAGGCAGAGATCGACGCCTGGCGCGCCCGTGACTGCTTTGCCTATGAGCCGTCAGACAAGATCATCAAGCCGCAATACGCGATCGAGCGCCTCTATGCCCTCACCCGCGAGCGCGACACCTTCATCACGACCGAAGTGGGCCAGCACCAGATGTGGGCCGCCCAGTTCTTCCATTTCGACGAGCCGAACCACTGGATGACCTCCGGCGGCCTCGGCACAATGGGCTATGGCCTGCCCGCCGCTGTCGGCGTGCAGTGCGCCCATCCGGACGCGCTGGTCATCGACATTGCGGGCGAAGCCTCGATCCAGATGATGATGCAGGAACTGTCCACGGCGGTTCAGTTCTGCCTGCCGGTGAAGGTGTTCATCCTCAACAATGAATGGATGGGCATGGTGCGCCAGTGGCAGGAATTGCTGCACGGGGAGCGCTATTCGCACTCTTATTCGGAAAGCCTGCCGGACTTTGTGAAACTGGCCGAAGCCATGGGCGCCCACGGCATCCGGTGCGAGGATCCGGCCCAGCTGGACGACAAGATCCTTGAAATGATCGCACATCCGGGCCCGGTCCTGTTCGACTGCATGATCGAGAAGGACGGCAACTGCCTGCCTATGATCCCGTCGGGCTCTGCACACAACGAGATGATCGTCGGGCAGATAACTGGTAACGAAATCAGTGAGACCGGGCGCAAGCTGGTCTGA